In Planococcus citri chromosome 4, ihPlaCitr1.1, whole genome shotgun sequence, the genomic window ctcgctttttcaaaaattcaaaaaagtcccaactttttccaaaactgttcAAGCTTGacgttttgacaaaaagtgcaaaaagtataatttttttgccaataattgcccaAAAGTgatgctttttgctaaaattgtacaagttttgcttttttgacaaaaagtgtcaaaagtatagtttttttgcccataattgacaaaaatgatgctttttgctaaaattgtttttttttgcaaaaaatttcaaaaaagttcaacttttttccataattgtacaagttttgcttttttgactaaaagtgcaaaaaaagtataattttttgccaataattgccaaaaagtgatgctttttgctaaaattgtttttttttttgcagaaaaccctcaaaaagttcaaattttttccaaaattgttcaagcttgcttttttgacaaaaagtgcaaaaagtataattttttcgccaataatgatgctttttgttgaaattgtttttttttttgcagaaaatcccaaaaaagttcaacttttttccaaaattgtacaagttttgcttttttgacaaaatgtgtcaaaagtatagtttttttgcccataattgccaaaaatgatgctttttgctaaaattgtttttttttgcaaaaaatttcaaaaaagttcaacttttttccataattgtacaagttttgcttttttgactaaaagtgcaaaaaaagtataattttttgccaataattgccaaaaagtgatgctttttgctaaaattgttttttttttgcagaaaaccctcaaaaagttcaaattttttccaaaattgtccaagcttgcttttttgacaaaaagtgcaaaaagtataattttttcgccaataatgatgctttttgttgaaattgtttttttttttttgcagaaaatcccaaaaaagttcaacttttttccaaaattgtccaagCTCGGTTTTTGTACCAAAAGTGCAAAAAGTAGATACATataacttttttgccaataattgccaaaaatgatgttttttgctaaaattggtttttttttgcagaaaatccccaaaaagttcaacttttttccataactgtacaagttttgcttttttatcaaaaagtgcaaaaaaagtagaattttttgccaataattgccaaaaagtgatgcttttgctaaaattgcttttttggcacaaaatcctaaaaagttcaacttttttccaaaattgtacaagttttgcttttttgacaaaaagtgcaaaaagtataattttggttgccaataattgctaaaaagtgatgctttttgctaaaattgtcaatgtctTGAAATTAGCAACAAATTGACAAAACCTCTCGCTTTTCAgtaaatttgctaaaaaatttcactagtttccaaaaattgtacaaaagtctcgttttttgccaaaaaaatgatttttttgtcaactgcaaaaattttcactttatttgCTATAAATTGCCGaagcctcgttttttttttttaccaaaaagttgcaaaatagtccaattttttaaaattaaaaacgaaaacatttcaatttgaattgtgctgtgtttttgataatttttcttgacattaaaatgttttaccaacgttttgttctctttttggttactttttcgagcttttttgattAATGAGccttgcgctggaggctccaaaattcgATATAAACTTCAAAActgatttgataatttttactcaaaaaataacatttttaatggagaaaaacgctgcatttcaaaaaattgtaatttttagattttaaaaaattcactcagagcagaaaaattaatttgagctgCTAAATTCTTATTTTTAGGAGCCTAAAGACCggtcaaaagtgaaaaatgcgCACATTCGaagttttcatttcttcgtTGCAGAactcgaactttttttttcactcatgtaGCTGTCAACGATTCAAATTACAGCAAAATATTAACCCTTTGTATATTTTCACTTCGCAGGAAGGAAGTCAGGTATACAACGACGCGAAGAATCTGGAAGAATTTTTCGATCAAATGATGGGAAAATGGTTACCAATGTACGCGTTTGATAATGGAGCGCAAGACGACACCGGCGACGAATCTTTCAGCGGCCCACCGCCGGCGAAAAAGAGTAAAAAGCTGACCAACGAATGACAAATATTGAAGTCGCCGTTATCGAACAACGGCGATAATTCGCCCGAGCCGGAGGAAGTGACTCAAGTTTCCGAACCGATACCGGATGCGGAAACATCGACGTCAGATAATCACAATCAGAGTGCGATAACGGAGACCGAGGTTGATACGAATACTGAAACGGAAAAATCCACCGAAGCTGACACCGAAACCGAAGCTGCCGCCGTCGTAGCCCCCGACGTTGTCGAAAATGACGAGACTCAGAACGATATCATGGACGTGGATGCTCCATTAACGGTTTTGATGGACGACGTACCCAGTCTGAGTGTAAAACCGATGGTGAAATCCGAACCTATGGATAATTCCGCCGATCTATTGCTAGACGACGAGTTACGATTACAAATCGAGAAAAGTATCGAATTAGTTGTCGAGGAATTCTCTCGTAGTACGGATTGCCTTGCTGAAAGTTTAGCCTCGTGCGATGACATAAACTTGGAAAACAGTTCGGCCGATGCGGGTAGTACTGAAATAGCCCCACCAGAAGTCGAAGAACAATCGTCGAATAACGATTCGACCGAATACAACAACGACGAGCCAACGAATCCGCCAGAAAGTGTACCGAGTAACGCGACTGTTTCGTCGAGTTGTCTAAAAAGTGCTAACGTCGTTGTCGCCGAATTACCTCCTAAAATTCCCAACGATATTACAGTCATCCCGATAACCACCGGTAGCGTTGTTAATATCAAATCCGAACCCAGAGATACGACAGTCGAATCTGATCGTAAACTTCGAAAGTTCCCCACCAGTCATCGTGTATCGAGCAGTATCGAAAGCAACCCGGTGGCTTCCTCTAAGTGTGGTTTATATTTACCTTCGTTGACGAGCGGCAAACATCGAGCTTTGACTATTTTACCGGTGAGCTCGAGCGGTGCTGCGATCAAATCTACCATATCGGATGGTATAGCTTCGACGAAGCCGAAAATTCGCAACGATTCGGTCGAGTTTTCTCTCACAGCTGACGTGACTATTAAAAGCGTACCGTCTACGAATACCTCGTCGACCAGTAACGCGCCTTCTTACAAGGGGTATTCGTCCTCTTCAGCTTTGGCTGCGTTGAAACAAATGCGAGCCGGTGAATCGAACGTTCCGGTTTCAACGTCGTCGAGTCATTGTATGCCAGCTTCTACTCGTGGTAGCTCGTTACCGAACGATCCTCTGCTCGGATTAGCAATGACGCCGGCGCAAATGTACCTGGATAATACGATGGGAGTAAAACCGGATACGTTGGGTTCGTCCAGCGGATCTTGCTCGTCGTATAATTCCAAGTATTGTTCGTATAGGCCTCCTCCAGCTTCGTCTTCGATGTCCGATCTGTCTTCGTGTTCGTATTCCTCTCCTTCGGTGTGTGCTTCGAAGCTATGCGGTGTTGTACATCATTCGTTATCTGGTCCGTCGCCGGCGCAGTGCCAACAGTCGTCTGGTTTGCCCTTGCTGCCATACTCGTCTCAACCTTCTTCGTTCTGCTCTAATTTCAACTCGTACGCTCCAACGCCTCCACCTCTATCGTCACCTAAACACCTGAAACCTCCTATCAACGTTCTAAACTCGTGTCGAATGTCATCATCGTCTCCTGTGCCGGCTTATATGCGATCTCGAGAGCCATCTTATAGCGCTCCTATACTCTGCGATTCGTATACCGGCGGTGCTGGAATTCTGCCTCCGGAGTCATCGTCGTTTAGATCGACTCCTCCTTGGAGTACCCCGGCTTCGGCTTCGTTTCGTAGCCCAACATCTCCGGCAGCGTTCAACTTCACATTACCGTCGCCTAATATGGGACCTATCGCGCCTCCGCCACCGCCACCCCCTCATCCTGCCTTACCGGCGCCCAGTAACCCAGCGATGTTCCCCTCCTGCCCTAATCAATCGAATTCCCTCATGTTACCCACCACTTCTCATCACAACCAAAAAACGGTGCAAAattcatcatcgtcgtcgtatccGTTTAGATCATCGAATTTTACGCCGCCCAACTCGTCGTCTGCTTATCAACGAGCCCAGTGCTGTTTTTCGTCTCAAATCCAGTGTTTCAATTCGGCCTGCGCCAGTAGCTCGCAGCAGCAGTTTTCTATCGTGCAGCATTCTACGCGATTATCGAACTTGAAATCGAATTCTATCGATAGCGTGTCGTCTTTACTACAGTATCATAcgtatttcaaaaagtattgatCAACGTCAGAATAATTGCAAGTAttgaattccttttttttgtatgtttacTCTCGAGAGGTAACGAGTATAActcttttatttgtttttatcatttatATTTTTGCGTTATTGAAACGATAATCGATATTTACATATttgatacatacgagtatatgtaatTTTACGTTTTACCTGGatggttatttattttttttctttcttcgatATCAGTGATTGGCCAAAATACAGGAATTGCATAAAGGTTTTGGTGCTATTATaactgtttttcatttttcaacgtcGAGAACGTTTGTAGCATTGAATGTACACACATAGTGATGTAATAATAATTGTTATAGAAGTATAAGACGTTTTACGTTGATAATTTATTTAACCTAGAGAATAGTCGGTGCAATACTCTTCCGTTTAGATATTTTAGAATATGTAAATGttgttatattttttggaatctCATTTTAAGCAACAGTTCGCGTTCGTCAAGTAACCTCGCATAAATGTTATGGTGGGCAGTTGAAAGGTTCATTAATAAtcgtaagtttattttttaaagaaaaaagaaaagaaaaaaaatgaaaaagttggaaaaagtcATCGTCAAACGATGCGGTGGAAAATACATTACTATAGTACCAAGtatcaaatgaaatgaatattATGAATGCCTGTAATATTGTATTCGCTTTTCTCACTACTCTGGTAAGGTTATTTTTCCCTATTATTGTGTTATTCTTTACGTAATTGTATTTTTATCGATATTagcataatataaaaattaattttcaaatgtgtcgtttgatttttgtttcgacggtatttttctcgaaaatgttttcCCACTCCTTAGAAGCCTTAAAATAATGATTAgaggtcatttttgaattttgcatgGGGTGGAAAACTGAAAgtgaaagtgaaattgaaatgcaaatacctactgaaaaatgaaaactgaaactggattttttgttctagttttcattcactttttttttttagtaatttcccccttttttggccagttttttttcttcaaatttatatgTACTAAACAGTCGAATGAACAATTTACAAATGTACTAGTATCTGCAAACTGCAAAgtaatgcaatttttcattttttttttttttttgaataagaaactttttattgaatgaaggttttttcaagttttttgttgttttttttcaacattgcaaTGAAttacaaaactgaaatttaaattgataaaaaaaaaagaagtgaaaactgaaattttattcatttagtTTTTCCAACCCTTGCCCCTCCTCCCTAGAAGATCAAATTCGAACTCGGGTGGTTCGAAAACATATATCTGAATACCTCGTACGACATAAGAGCTCATTTCTAaattctcccctcccctcttccAGAATTTTCCCTCCAAAGTAACGTCAAATTTGGATACTCAGGGAGGTTTGAAAACATGAATGTAGAATGTAGATACTTCACACCATGAAACTCATTTTCAAATCCTCCCCACCCTCAACAGAAGCTCCTTCTCATTATCCCTCCAAAACAGCATCAAATTTGGACTCAGCactgatggaaaactgaaactgaaatggagaaattgaaactgaaaaaaacaaaggaGAAAATAGTGTGATATTGTTGCGCCTTCAATTTACGTCCACACCGTAGTATTTCacgatgttaataaaattgcataaccagtttgccgtaaatacacgAATTTATCTTTCGTaatattttccatgaaaactcgaactaaaattatattttaagaTTAGCGTTCTAATTTCGctctttgtttttgttttttttttttaaaaataaataacgatcttttattgatttttactttaattttgtggatattttcaacaaagttGAGCAATGTTCAGTGTGTTTCTAAGTCATTTCAAATCGTTTATTACCTCAAGAGTACACCTGATGAATcctattaaaaaatatagaagaTCAAGGTGGAATAAGAAtttgaattcttttaaaaaatttatttttcgcagGCTGAGTTGAACAATAAATAAGCTTATAAATTACTTAATTATAAATATTATGAATCTTTTTcgaacattttacaaaaaattaattcgtcgTCGATGAATTGATTGCTGGCGATGATTTGTTGACatcgtctgaaaaaaaaattatgatacaaaattattattttcagttaaaaaaacatttttttttcttacaagtaaacaaaataattcaaattgttCAACTACCacttatttttgtaaaaaattagtCGTATATTAAtgcattatttgaaaaaatagaaaaatcttataggtaattttttattttaattgcatttttcaataatttcatcaattttacttttgaattttctttttaatcgattttcttTTGCATTCAAACCAAGTGAAAGTGACGCTTGAAGATAAAACTTATTGAAGcagatatttttgttttcaattttttttacaaacaataatttttgatttagctCTGTATAATATTGctaataaaaatatattataatgGTTTAATTGCCATACGAAATTGAACAAAGAACCGGTACCTAGATATCTTGAAATATTATGAACcctttttctgcaattttttcattgcaaCGCATAGTAATAATTGTCaatatttcaccttttttttttacttttccaaataagtaggtacttcaaattccttttttaaaattttattatttaagtAACGTAATATCGTTTttgaatactcgtatttttttgagattgttttatttttttccattttttttaaatgtccaagtacaaacaattttttatttttttaatttaattttttggtcaactaccttctttttcaattactgattttgtattttcattatttatttacctaaaaTAATGTCgttttcgaatatttcaaaataactaaaaagaatttcttttgtagaaaattgattatcctaagtacatacataaaaggTGCTTGcacatttttattgatattttcagTATCGAGAAGACATAATTATAACATcaatttacatttcaaaacaaaGATGAGAAACAATTAAttacttaatcaatttttttttcaaatcaattatgagaaatttttttcaaaaggtcattagcatattttttgtgagcttatcttcaaaattgaaggtgaaataatttcacaccaaaaatggaagactatttttttcattatttttttttttttaaattgaaatatgtacctaggtacttggaTATTTtctttggttttgaaaatattaaaaatatcaagtaagtaggtacctacatataaagtctttttggtataaaattgaatttctttcaaaaaaaaaggtcttcgTACTTTTTGAAGAcatataataatattatgtaacttaaaaagaaaaaaaagagcgtaattttcctttttattttttgaattcttcgaaTAGCGTCCACACAATTGaagataaaaatgaattgataatataacttttttcttaaaaattaatttccctGCAAAAGATTAGGTATGCAAATTAAGTTttcaatcttttcaaaatttgattctacAACGTCAGCTAAAGTTTTTTCTCCAGCTAAGTTGTCTCTCATAATTATtatgattcttttcaaaaatgtttttttaaaacctcgttgaatggtgggaggggggggggtgttttctGAAAAGTTTGGTCGAGCTCCTTTTTATTCCTTTAGCTCTTTTTCCATGTTcactttttgcattttgatcaTTACAAAAGTAAagataaattatttgaaaatttttccaatttccttctcctaaatttttttacgactCTCTTTTTGGACTCGCGAAAGATTGATTTTAACGCAACAATTATTACTTTCgcctttttttgacattttcgacCGCTCAcaaggaaaaatttccaaatccgAACAAAATTGGAATAAGATGAGGTCAAGTAAAATAAGGTTTTTGATTtcgattgatttcattttgaaattttgaattcgaaaatctttgacaaaaaaattcatgtttctgaatttggaaaaaaattttgatttatggtggaataaaaatttacacAGAGAACGagagctcaaaaattttaaaaatttgtcgtttaattttggaattttacggAGAAAATGAATGGTAAGCATCTCattttaatgtgaaaatttagtaggtaaaaattccttattttaaagaaattctttAGCTTGACATAGTGTATATGGCCCGCACTTCTTAGGGGGTACAGATGTTATGCACCACTTAAGGAGATGCCTATTTCATCTACCCCTTAAACCGATAGGTTATGGAAACGTGTAGGTATACTTTAGAGATGTAGAAATGTACAAGTACTCCTGTACTTGTACATTTGACGTCACTGGCGGCTGAACCCTTCTTAAAAGATAGATATTAAATTATCTAAGGGTTGACAGCCACAAGTGACATTTATACCCCGAGATAGGGAAAATAGCCAATTAATTAGGTAAATTTATTGGAAAGAATGCTCGCTTGCTGACAGGTAGCGGCttcttttgtaaattattaGCGCCTTTAAGCCTATTTTTGACCACGTGACCTCGGGGGAGGGACCAAAATCACCCTTTTTTCTATATATACTGGGATGTTAGCGCCAAAGTCGAGATTCAACTTCATATAGTGCACAATTGCGGTTCCTCGTTGTAAGAAATACCAGGGCTTCAAATCCGTACCCGTACCCtaatacccgaatacccgaacaaaaatccataaatttctgtacccgaacctgtacccgtacccgaaaaaataaaacaaggaatACCTGTACCCGAACCCATACCCGATTAAACTATTTTGAACCCGAATACCTGATAGATCGggtattttttcaggtatttcatcaaaattgtatcaaaaatggcgaaaattgaagaaaatcccaTACctgtacccgatacccgtacccgaaaaattttctgtacccgtacctgatcctctgaaaaaaatttctgtacctGTACCCGATACCCatacccgaaaacgttcgggtttgaagccctgaaaAATACGTACAGTCACGTTTAAAGGGGCgtacacatgatccaatatatttgacaaaccaggtttgtcaaattgacatcgttgataaaatttatcaacatataatcaacatatatttggttgcatggaaagtcaaatatattagatcatgtaaacgctctgataatctaagttttttttccaaattttcaacgttttgttgatcgatgacaccaattctgaaaatagaaattatttatattttcagaattattttcagagttgtgtctatggtgtctccgatcaacaaaacgttaaaaatttgagaaagacatcatcagagcgtccacacaaccgaatatgtttgattaaattcaatttgatttgacaaatcgagtttgtcaaatatattggatcatgtgtacGCCCCTTAAGTCTCCTTATCATATTATTTCTCACCTTAAGTGTAGAATTCGGGGTATATGATAATGGAGTTCGCGATCTACACCCTTCGATTTACGTCACCTTCGCGCGTGATTAATACTAATGTAAATTCAGTGATCATGGATCCGATGATCAATAATTTGTACCTTTTTGGTGATTCGCTATGGTGTCGGTCATATGCGAATCATGCAAAGTGTTTACTAGTGCCtcttttagttaagttccatcgaacCCTTTGGTATTGGAAAGGCATCAGAACTATCAGAAGAGATGGAAAAAGTGTACAGTTTTGGTAAGTAGGTTCGAAGTAACTTACTTTAGCTAATTAATTCAAATGTATCGATTAATTAGTGGTGATGTTTTGATCTACAAATGCGGGGGTTTGTGGGTTTAagcaatttaatttatttatttatttatttattttaatggaGTTCAAACATTGTTATATCGTGTTTCTTTGGGATTTTAATCATGTATTCATTGGAGCTGGGTATCTTTAGATAGGTTTAGCTACAATGTATTTAATTTCTAATCTATTGTACCATGATGTGAAAATGTTTATATTCTGCCTTGAAACGGTCCTTAGGCAACCATTTATGTTTGTCAAAAGATAATATGTTTTCCTATGTAGGTAAATTacgttttaataaaatgtttgtaatttgtCTTGAATGTTGGAATAAGTTCTTTCTTCATTACATAATAATTGACTATAGTAGACTGCATGACTGTTTAATGTCTCTTACTGAGCTAGTCCAGGCAAAAACCACTCACATTCTTCCCTTAGAGAATGTGAGGAAAAATCTATATAGGTATCGTGGTAATTACTAACTATAATCAATTTGGCGAGTTATGCTCGATCTAACTATAtcaagcttattttttttttaatttttaaatttaataaaagtaaaatcattattttttcaataattgaattttaatataaaaaataataatttattaaatagaattttaatttaaaaaaatagaaaatacttTATTATATACCTaacctacatttttttactcatttttcatataatattaaattacctatctagcaaattttcaagataaatTATAAAACCTCCACCATATTTTGATCCTGTCTTATTCCAATTTATTTGTAATGAGGTAGGAGCAGtggaagttgtcaaaaaaaagaagctaATTCAGagttcgattttaaaaaaagaaaaacaaagagtttcaaaactctgttcaaaataagtttaattgatgaaaagtttattttatatatttttcaaaaaagaatttgcCAATTTTAGGGAGCATGTTGGCTTTGGCTACCCTATGAGACGAggagttgaaaaaaagcttTAATTCTACA contains:
- the LOC135845197 gene encoding mucin-5AC-like, which produces MDVDAPLTVLMDDVPSLSVKPMVKSEPMDNSADLLLDDELRLQIEKSIELVVEEFSRSTDCLAESLASCDDINLENSSADAGSTEIAPPEVEEQSSNNDSTEYNNDEPTNPPESVPSNATVSSSCLKSANVVVAELPPKIPNDITVIPITTGSVVNIKSEPRDTTVESDRKLRKFPTSHRVSSSIESNPVASSKCGLYLPSLTSGKHRALTILPVSSSGAAIKSTISDGIASTKPKIRNDSVEFSLTADVTIKSVPSTNTSSTSNAPSYKGYSSSSALAALKQMRAGESNVPVSTSSSHCMPASTRGSSLPNDPLLGLAMTPAQMYLDNTMGVKPDTLGSSSGSCSSYNSKYCSYRPPPASSSMSDLSSCSYSSPSVCASKLCGVVHHSLSGPSPAQCQQSSGLPLLPYSSQPSSFCSNFNSYAPTPPPLSSPKHLKPPINVLNSCRMSSSSPVPAYMRSREPSYSAPILCDSYTGGAGILPPESSSFRSTPPWSTPASASFRSPTSPAAFNFTLPSPNMGPIAPPPPPPPHPALPAPSNPAMFPSCPNQSNSLMLPTTSHHNQKTVQNSSSSSYPFRSSNFTPPNSSSAYQRAQCCFSSQIQCFNSACASSSQQQFSIVQHSTRLSNLKSNSIDSVSSLLQYHTYFKKY